From one Desmodus rotundus isolate HL8 chromosome X, HLdesRot8A.1, whole genome shotgun sequence genomic stretch:
- the LOC128779980 gene encoding spindlin-2 — protein MKTSNAQEAQGQQTRAPAGRATGSANMTKKKSFQKKQRGRPSSQPRRNLVGCRISHGWKEGDEPITQWKGTVLDQVPINPSLYLVKYDGIDCVYGLELHRDERVLSLKILSDRVASSQVSDANLANTIIGKAVEHMFEGEHGSKDEWRGMVLAQAPIMKAWFYITYEKDPVLYMYQLLDDYKEGDLRIMPESNESPPAEREPGGVVDGLIGKHVEYTKEDGSKRIGMVIHQVEAKPSVYFIKFDDDFHIYVYDLVKKS, from the coding sequence ATGAAGACCTCCAATGCACAGGAAGCCCAAGGGCAACAAACCAGGGCACCAGCGGGACGGGCCACTGGGTCTGCAAACATGACGAAGAAGAAAAGCTTCCAAAAGAAGCAGAGGGGCAGACCTTCATCCCAGCCCCGCAGGAACCTCGTGGGCTGCAGAATTTCACATGGATGGAAGGAAGGCGATGAGCCCATCACCCAGTGGAAAGGAACCGTTCTCGATCAGGTGCCTATAAATCCCTCTCTGTATCTGGTGAAATATGATGGAATTGACTGTGTCTATGGACTGGAACTTCACAGAGATGAAAGAGTTTTGTCTCTTAAAATTCTTTCTGACAGGGTGGCATCGTCTCAAGTCAGTGATGCAAACCTTGCAAATACCATAATTGGTAAAGCTGTGGAACATATGTTTGAGGGCGAACATGGTTCTAAGGATGAATGGAGAGGCATGGTCCTGGCCCAAGCACCAATCATGAAAGCCTGGTTTTATATCACTTATGAGAAAGATCCTGTCTTGTACATGTACCAGCTTCTAGATGATTACAAAGAAGGAGACCTCCGTATCATGCCAGAGTCCAATGAGTCTCCTCCAGCAGAGAGGGAACCAGGAGGAGTTGTAGATGGCCTGATAGGTAAACATGTGGAATATACCAAAGAAGATGGCTCCAAACGGATCGGCATGGTCATTCACCAAGTGGAAGCCAAACCCTCTGTGTATTTCATCAAGTTTGACGATGACTTCCATATCTATGTCTATGATTTGGTGAAAAAGTCCTAA